Part of the Desulfolutivibrio sulfoxidireducens genome is shown below.
ATGCGATGATAGCCGACCATTGCCGCGCCAGGGGCATCGACTTCTGCTCCTCGGCCTTCTCCCCGCGCGAGGTCGATCTGCTGCTTTCACTCCGGGCGCCTTTCGTCAAGATCGCGTCCATGGACGTGAACAACCGGCCCTTGCTGGAATATGTGGGCGCCACGGGGTGCCAGGTGATCCTTTCCACGGGCATGGCCGACATGGCCGAGATCGCCCGGGCCGTCACCTGGCTGCGGGAGGCGGGAGGCGGCCCGATCTGCCTGCTGCACTGCGTGTCCATCTATCCGCCCCGTCCCGAGACCATCAACCTGCGCAACATCCAGACCCTTGCCCAGGCCTTTGACGTGCCCGTGGGCTTGAGCGACCACACCCTGGGCACAGCCGTGCCGCTGGCGGCGGTGGCCCTGGGGGCGTGCGTGGTGGAGAAGCATTTCACCCTGGACACCTCGCTTCCGGGCTGGGACCATGCCATATCCGCGACCCCTGGCGAACTGGCCGCGCTTGCGCGCGAATGCCGGGTGGTGTTCCAGGCCCTGGGCGTGGCCCGGCGCGTGGTCAGCGGGGAGGAACTGGCCAAGAGGCGGGCCTTTCGCCGGCGCATCGTCCTGCGCGCGGCCAAGGGCAAAGGGGAGGCGATCGCCTTAGAGGACCTGGATTTCAAGCGTCCCGGCACCGGCATCGCCCCGGACGAATATCCCTATGTGGTCGGGCGGTTGGCCGCCAGGGACCTTGAAGCGGGGGCCGAACTCGAATGGAGCGACCTGGTCTGAGCGCAAGGCGTTACAGAAAGACGCCGAGGTGCTGCAAGAGCTTGCGGTATTCCTTGAACTGTCCCATGTCCAGCCATTCGTCCGAGGTGACGTGGCAGTGGACTTTTTTTCCCTTCTCCAAAAGCGCGGCGATGAGCTTGTCCATGCCGAAGTCCTGGTTGGCGGGGATGTGCTCCAGGATGCTGCCGCTTAACATGTAGACGCCGCTTATGACCACATAGCTGTAGGTCGGTTTTTCCTCCACGCTGATCACGTTGGATTCGGCGTCGAGCCCGATGACCCCGTAGGGAATGTCCATGACCCGATTGATGCCCAGGATGGTCAGTTCGGCGTCCTCGGCGGCATGGGCCTGTATCAGCTTGTTCATGTCCGTCTTGACGAGCACGTCGCAGTTCGTCAGCAGGAACCGCTCGCCCACGGATTCCGGCAACAGGCGCAGTCCCCCGGCCGTGCCCATGAATTCGTCCTCGTCCACGAAACTGATGCCGTCCATGAGGCTGTTCTCGTAGAAGTAGGACTTGATCAGTTCCTTCATGTAGTTGACGATGATGTAGAAATCCTTGAAGCCCTGGCTGCGGAAGTAGGTGATGATCAGTTCGATCATGGTGCTTTCGCCGACCGGGACCAGGGGCTTGGGAATGACGCTGGTCAAGGGCGTCAGCCGGGAGCCCTTGCCGCCGGCCATGATCACCACGGGCAGCGCCTTGGCATGCTTGGCCTCCCGGTGCAGCGAGGCCAGGGTGACCAGGTCCAGGACCACGCCGGCGTCGTCCAGGATGGGCACCTCCTGGAACTTGCCCTTCATGATGATTTCCTCGGCCCTG
Proteins encoded:
- a CDS encoding N-acetylneuraminate synthase family protein; the protein is METLITPSRTIGPGEEPYIIAEIGANHNGDMALCRDLVDAAAGAGAHAVKFQSWTATSLISEAEYARNTRYSDPHRHFGSLREMVEKYQLSPADHAMIADHCRARGIDFCSSAFSPREVDLLLSLRAPFVKIASMDVNNRPLLEYVGATGCQVILSTGMADMAEIARAVTWLREAGGGPICLLHCVSIYPPRPETINLRNIQTLAQAFDVPVGLSDHTLGTAVPLAAVALGACVVEKHFTLDTSLPGWDHAISATPGELAALARECRVVFQALGVARRVVSGEELAKRRAFRRRIVLRAAKGKGEAIALEDLDFKRPGTGIAPDEYPYVVGRLAARDLEAGAELEWSDLV
- a CDS encoding sugar phosphate nucleotidyltransferase, producing MNNRSVQNEHISSDMDKYCISETDSMLFALAKLNKAGSRVLLVVNDHKKLVGIITDGDIRRELLRKRDIEIKVSEFMNTRFTALHVSQRHRAEEIIMKGKFQEVPILDDAGVVLDLVTLASLHREAKHAKALPVVIMAGGKGSRLTPLTSVIPKPLVPVGESTMIELIITYFRSQGFKDFYIIVNYMKELIKSYFYENSLMDGISFVDEDEFMGTAGGLRLLPESVGERFLLTNCDVLVKTDMNKLIQAHAAEDAELTILGINRVMDIPYGVIGLDAESNVISVEEKPTYSYVVISGVYMLSGSILEHIPANQDFGMDKLIAALLEKGKKVHCHVTSDEWLDMGQFKEYRKLLQHLGVFL